One Thermicanus aegyptius DSM 12793 DNA segment encodes these proteins:
- a CDS encoding molybdopterin-containing oxidoreductase family protein: MFNSLGPTTRAVGSPCWSSGLDAFYYDFGEHRTSDLEEMMQADTIVLWGINPVWTSIHALPFLYRAKERGATLITIDPIYTATAKKSDLYIQVKPGGDGALAIAVAKMLMEKGEIDFRFIAEHTVGWEELRFELENISMEKALLQAGQRRETVERLASFMGKDRNLFIWIGFGLQRHRNGGQNIRSINALAAMTGNIGKKGSGVHFAHDPAWKFPHRITKHIPAGFEEKEIIRPVDINNFAEELLRMEDPPVKLLWISCRNLLTQNPDRALLEKVLSSMEMIITVDLFLTPTASISDIVLPAATPFEEWDLVASYWHHWISINQPAIAPYGESKSDLEIAKAIAKRLNERSPGMSAFPWWKSAEEFIEEEFTEEICAKLHISHWRELLNGPRKILGEETAWEGHRFSTPSGKFEFFSSRAKEAGLPPLSMQLSESKVEEKYPYVLLIIHDPYRLNSQFQNIPALKKASGEPFFLIHPSLAKKKGIEPGRMVRIYNDYGEVLLRAYPSIEISPDTLQLINGSRLPINRLIPFIPSDMGRAVTGASGMAFNDTRVEIEKI, encoded by the coding sequence ATGTTTAACAGTTTGGGCCCGACGACCCGGGCGGTGGGTTCCCCCTGCTGGTCCTCGGGGCTCGATGCCTTCTATTATGACTTTGGCGAGCACAGGACCTCGGATTTGGAGGAGATGATGCAGGCGGATACCATTGTGTTGTGGGGGATCAACCCGGTCTGGACTTCGATTCATGCTCTTCCCTTTCTCTATCGAGCAAAGGAACGGGGAGCCACACTGATCACCATCGATCCGATCTATACCGCGACGGCGAAGAAGTCTGATCTTTACATCCAGGTAAAGCCTGGAGGAGATGGAGCTCTCGCCATCGCCGTCGCCAAAATGCTGATGGAGAAAGGCGAGATTGATTTCCGTTTTATCGCGGAGCATACGGTAGGGTGGGAGGAGCTTCGCTTCGAACTGGAGAACATTTCCATGGAGAAAGCTTTGCTTCAGGCGGGTCAGCGGCGGGAGACGGTGGAAAGATTAGCCTCCTTCATGGGGAAGGACCGCAATCTGTTTATTTGGATCGGCTTTGGATTACAGCGCCACCGAAACGGGGGACAGAATATCCGTTCCATCAATGCGTTGGCGGCCATGACCGGAAATATCGGAAAGAAGGGGAGCGGAGTCCATTTTGCCCACGATCCCGCATGGAAGTTTCCCCATCGGATTACGAAACATATTCCTGCAGGGTTTGAGGAGAAAGAGATCATCCGGCCCGTCGATATCAATAATTTCGCAGAGGAGCTGCTTCGCATGGAGGATCCTCCGGTGAAACTTCTCTGGATTTCCTGCCGCAATCTTCTTACGCAAAATCCGGACCGGGCCCTTCTGGAAAAGGTTCTTTCCTCGATGGAGATGATTATCACGGTCGATCTCTTCCTCACACCCACGGCTTCCATTTCCGACATCGTGCTGCCTGCTGCGACCCCTTTTGAGGAGTGGGATTTGGTTGCAAGCTATTGGCATCATTGGATCAGCATCAACCAACCGGCCATCGCCCCTTATGGCGAGAGCAAAAGCGATCTGGAGATTGCAAAGGCGATTGCGAAGCGGCTCAATGAACGATCTCCCGGAATGAGCGCCTTTCCGTGGTGGAAGTCGGCAGAAGAGTTTATCGAGGAGGAATTTACGGAGGAAATTTGTGCTAAGCTTCACATCTCCCATTGGCGTGAGCTGTTAAATGGCCCCAGGAAGATTCTCGGAGAAGAGACCGCCTGGGAAGGCCATCGTTTCTCAACCCCGTCCGGAAAATTTGAATTCTTCTCAAGCCGGGCGAAAGAAGCGGGTCTTCCGCCCCTTTCCATGCAATTATCGGAGAGTAAGGTGGAGGAGAAGTATCCTTATGTGCTCCTCATCATCCATGATCCCTACCGATTAAACTCCCAATTCCAGAATATCCCGGCGTTAAAAAAGGCAAGCGGGGAACCCTTTTTTCTAATTCACCCTTCGCTGGCGAAAAAGAAGGGGATCGAACCGGGCAGGATGGTGCGGATTTATAACGATTACGGAGAGGTCTTGTTACGTGCCTATCCATCGATAGAAATTTCTCCGGATACACTGCAATTGATCAATGGGAGCAGACTTCCCATTAATCGACTGATCCCTTTTATTCCCAGTGATATGGGAAGGGCGGTAACCGGGGCGAGCGGCATGGCTTTCAATGATACCCGGGTAGAAATCGAAAAGATATGA
- the trhA gene encoding PAQR family membrane homeostasis protein TrhA: protein MANTHTYSLKEEIANAITHGIGVLLSIAALVLLIVYASMNGTPMHIVTFAIYGATMLLLYLNSTILHSLPHGKAKNLFEIFDHSSIYLFIAGTYTPIVLTVIKGAVGWWLFGIVWGFAIFGVAFKAFFVKRFLYTSTLVYVLMGWIIVFAWDSLVRNLSPSGVVLLVMGGVLYSLGAIFYVWRGFPFHHAVWHLFVLAGSAFHFFAILFLVL, encoded by the coding sequence GTGGCCAACACCCATACCTATTCTTTGAAAGAGGAGATTGCAAACGCCATTACCCACGGAATCGGCGTACTGCTAAGCATCGCCGCCTTAGTCCTCTTAATCGTTTATGCCAGTATGAATGGAACGCCCATGCATATTGTCACCTTTGCCATCTATGGAGCGACGATGCTCCTGCTCTACCTGAACTCCACCATTCTCCACAGTCTGCCGCATGGGAAGGCAAAAAACCTCTTTGAGATTTTTGACCATTCCTCCATTTATCTCTTTATCGCAGGGACATACACCCCGATCGTCCTTACCGTGATAAAAGGGGCTGTGGGATGGTGGCTCTTCGGGATTGTCTGGGGATTCGCCATCTTTGGTGTGGCATTTAAAGCCTTCTTTGTGAAACGTTTTTTGTACACATCCACCCTTGTCTATGTGTTGATGGGATGGATCATCGTTTTCGCCTGGGACTCCCTGGTCCGGAATCTCTCACCATCCGGAGTGGTCCTTCTGGTGATGGGAGGAGTTCTCTACTCTTTGGGGGCCATCTTCTATGTATGGCGAGGATTTCCCTTCCATCATGCCGTTTGGCACCTCTTCGTCCTGGCAGGTTCCGCCTTCCATTTCTTCGCGATTCTCTTTTTGGTACTCTGA
- a CDS encoding molybdopterin-dependent oxidoreductase: MEEAYRITRHVCPRNCYSNCSLLGFTRDGKLEKVSGDPLHGYTKGKLCPKGFNYVNLVYHPERIQTPMIQERRGSGKWRRISWEEAIERITGKMIELYRRYGSHLSRSE; encoded by the coding sequence GTGGAAGAGGCCTATCGGATCACCAGGCATGTATGCCCACGCAATTGTTACAGCAACTGCAGCCTTCTTGGATTTACCAGGGATGGCAAATTGGAGAAAGTGAGCGGAGACCCCTTGCACGGTTATACGAAAGGGAAGCTTTGCCCCAAAGGCTTTAACTATGTGAATTTGGTTTATCACCCGGAGCGGATACAAACCCCCATGATTCAGGAAAGGAGGGGAAGTGGAAAGTGGAGACGGATCTCATGGGAGGAGGCGATCGAGAGGATTACCGGAAAGATGATCGAACTGTACCGAAGGTATGGTTCACATCTCTCTCGCTCTGAATAA
- a CDS encoding response regulator transcription factor: MKICVIDDEPLIVEVLKAYLEREGYEVCSALNGREGLSLIEKEIPDFLILDLMLPDLSGEEICRIVREKSEIPILMLTAKTAEEERIQGLLLGADDYVTKPFSPREVVVRVQTILRRFHKGEVPRDLLSFEQGILTIDDHKKEVKVEGKEISLTPIEYKLLTGMARHPGRVFSRMDLLALVEVDPYEGYERNIDVHIKNLRKKVEKDPRRPRFIITVFGMGYKFGGKPDVPHAAQ, translated from the coding sequence ATGAAAATTTGTGTGATTGATGATGAGCCCCTCATTGTAGAGGTACTGAAAGCTTATCTAGAACGGGAAGGGTATGAGGTGTGTTCCGCCTTAAATGGACGGGAGGGACTCTCTCTGATCGAGAAGGAGATCCCCGATTTCCTCATCCTGGATCTCATGCTGCCGGATTTGTCCGGAGAAGAGATCTGCCGCATTGTACGAGAGAAATCGGAGATCCCCATCCTGATGCTGACCGCCAAAACGGCGGAAGAGGAACGTATTCAAGGACTTCTCCTCGGTGCGGATGATTACGTAACCAAACCTTTCAGTCCACGGGAGGTGGTGGTCCGGGTTCAGACCATCCTGCGCCGGTTTCACAAAGGGGAAGTTCCCCGGGATCTCCTTTCCTTTGAACAAGGAATCCTTACGATCGATGATCACAAGAAAGAGGTAAAGGTAGAGGGGAAGGAAATCTCCCTTACGCCGATCGAGTATAAGCTTCTCACCGGGATGGCTCGACATCCTGGGCGGGTATTTAGCCGGATGGATCTATTGGCCTTGGTCGAGGTGGACCCGTATGAAGGGTATGAGCGGAACATCGATGTTCATATTAAGAATCTTCGCAAGAAGGTGGAGAAGGATCCCAGGCGTCCCCGGTTCATTATAACGGTTTTTGGAATGGGATATAAGTTTGGAGGGAAGCCGGATGTTCCGCACGCTGCACAGTAG
- a CDS encoding SHOCT domain-containing protein: protein MGMHGWYGGFGMGWGWILWLILIGVGIYLLITATRRNPYPPAPRNENPGEDQALSILRERYARGEITDEEFERMKEKLKNK from the coding sequence ATGGGCATGCACGGCTGGTATGGAGGATTCGGCATGGGGTGGGGGTGGATCCTCTGGCTCATCCTCATCGGCGTCGGTATCTATCTCCTCATCACCGCAACACGCCGGAATCCGTATCCACCAGCTCCTAGAAATGAAAATCCTGGCGAAGATCAGGCGCTTTCCATTCTTCGGGAACGTTATGCCCGTGGGGAGATTACCGATGAGGAGTTTGAACGGATGAAAGAGAAGCTGAAGAACAAATAA
- a CDS encoding sensor histidine kinase — MFRTLHSRLLLAFLIVSVSGVVILTLIIQIGVRNSFNQYLDVRREEQMNRMVEILEGEYRQKGEITGEAIGSLLHQQGMTEGLFYQIYDEKGRLLADSTRMMEMMGMMGKMGGVGRTETTGATATIPLAVEGKPIGKLVVYQVGGNVESQTIFLHSFYQSLFLSALVMLIVSFLLSWLFSKELTSGLRRLGEAVRELKGHNYAVELTGKGTPQEMQDLILSFNELVHSLNRQERLRKEFTNDLAHELRTPLSTLRSQIEAFRDGVWEPTPERLAETHGELMRLVRLVNEMEQLLMAENPNLPLRKEKIDLHHFLSQLVAQISPLFQEKGVSFHYESPGKGVSIWADRDRLMQIMMNLINNALKYTPPEGKVTLILRKKEDEAEIEVKDTGVGISEEDLPHIFERFYRGDKSRDRRTGGIGIGLSIVKALVVAHKGRIEVKSKPGKGSRFILSFPSISYHENR, encoded by the coding sequence ATGTTCCGCACGCTGCACAGTAGGCTTCTCCTCGCCTTTCTCATCGTCTCTGTAAGCGGTGTGGTGATTCTAACCCTGATCATCCAGATCGGCGTGAGGAACAGTTTCAATCAATATTTGGATGTTCGCCGCGAGGAGCAGATGAATCGCATGGTAGAGATTTTGGAGGGGGAGTATCGGCAAAAAGGGGAGATTACCGGCGAAGCAATCGGCAGTCTTCTTCACCAGCAAGGAATGACGGAAGGACTCTTTTACCAAATCTATGATGAGAAGGGCCGTCTCCTCGCCGATTCCACCCGTATGATGGAGATGATGGGAATGATGGGAAAGATGGGAGGAGTGGGGAGAACGGAAACGACCGGGGCTACCGCTACGATCCCCCTGGCGGTAGAGGGGAAGCCGATCGGAAAACTGGTGGTTTATCAGGTGGGAGGAAATGTTGAGAGTCAGACGATCTTTCTTCACTCGTTTTACCAATCCCTTTTCCTCTCCGCCCTGGTCATGCTTATCGTCTCTTTTCTTCTGAGTTGGCTCTTTTCCAAAGAGCTTACATCAGGCCTTCGTCGTCTGGGAGAGGCGGTCCGGGAACTAAAAGGGCATAACTATGCGGTGGAACTAACAGGGAAAGGTACACCCCAGGAGATGCAGGACCTTATCTTATCCTTTAATGAATTGGTTCACTCCCTCAATCGGCAAGAGAGGTTGAGAAAAGAGTTTACCAATGATCTCGCCCATGAGTTAAGGACCCCCTTATCGACCCTTCGCTCCCAGATTGAGGCGTTTCGGGATGGGGTGTGGGAGCCGACACCGGAGCGTCTCGCCGAGACCCATGGGGAGCTGATGCGCTTGGTACGGTTGGTGAACGAGATGGAACAGCTTCTCATGGCGGAAAATCCCAATCTCCCGCTGAGAAAGGAAAAGATAGATCTCCATCATTTCCTATCTCAACTTGTCGCACAAATAAGTCCCCTGTTTCAGGAAAAGGGGGTTTCGTTTCATTACGAGAGCCCGGGAAAAGGGGTTTCCATCTGGGCGGACCGGGATCGCCTCATGCAGATCATGATGAATCTCATCAATAATGCGTTGAAATATACCCCTCCGGAGGGAAAAGTAACGCTTATCCTGAGGAAAAAGGAGGATGAAGCGGAAATTGAGGTGAAGGATACCGGCGTAGGGATCTCTGAAGAGGATCTTCCCCATATCTTTGAACGCTTCTATCGGGGAGATAAATCGCGGGATCGGCGCACAGGAGGAATCGGGATCGGTCTTTCTATCGTGAAGGCCCTGGTTGTCGCGCATAAGGGGCGCATCGAGGTAAAGAGCAAGCCAGGGAAAGGGAGCCGCTTTATCCTTTCTTTTCCCTCTATCTCTTATCATGAAAATCGGTGA
- a CDS encoding PucR family transcriptional regulator produces MDTPLTFQELLMGSPFHHVEILAGWSGKEKSFLLITDSLPNSKQAGSPCSFQKTNSLLPPEKRDPHRLPEEPPSLAGENGTLPPPLKKEGKASLLLLAAEKVNRQELPDFLQLEEVKGILLYQHETIYIPVSIREKIDNLGKPLLFLRERDEENLKRKIEEMSRMKALGLFHYVWEESLRYWLEMANRNPLHEMLRRLETLIGHPLLLLTPSFQLHPSMENAEEFTSFHPMRREYLRWEKQEKNYTFVYLENGGKSYYLFPIKKEGVELGFLLIRQEQGSITDLTLELVRQAVSALSFRLFLDAEIAETHKKYKNHFLHDLLFNQFDSEETLITQGRYWGWDFTKPVLLMVLEAKPFGGTRKREIEWEGIKSEAEVFCRRSSLNTVITPLQNQLVILLFDSLERGRKEEKEWLKMTARDLRRYLTPLFPETSFSVGIGRIYPSNLDLYRSYQEAKIALEMGKFLNKTEPVISFDELGLIRLLSYIHQEILNDFYREYLVELLEYDRENDGILMKTLEAFFRSDGDINRTADLLYIHPNTLRNRLKKIEHLLHLNLNSYEDLLNLFAALKIFQMVHKP; encoded by the coding sequence ATGGATACCCCCCTTACGTTTCAGGAACTGCTCATGGGATCCCCCTTTCATCATGTGGAGATCCTGGCCGGCTGGAGCGGAAAGGAGAAATCCTTCCTCCTCATCACCGATTCGCTCCCGAACTCCAAACAGGCCGGCAGTCCCTGTTCTTTTCAGAAAACAAATTCCCTCCTTCCTCCGGAAAAAAGAGACCCCCATCGTCTCCCAGAGGAGCCTCCCTCCCTAGCCGGGGAGAACGGGACGCTCCCTCCTCCCCTGAAAAAAGAAGGAAAAGCCTCCCTTCTTCTCCTGGCGGCGGAGAAGGTAAACCGGCAAGAACTGCCTGACTTCTTACAGTTGGAGGAAGTAAAGGGGATTCTTCTGTACCAGCACGAGACAATCTACATTCCCGTTTCCATTCGGGAAAAGATCGATAACCTAGGAAAACCTCTTCTTTTCCTTCGAGAGAGAGACGAGGAAAACCTGAAGCGAAAAATTGAGGAAATGTCCAGAATGAAAGCCCTGGGGCTTTTTCATTACGTTTGGGAAGAATCGCTCCGCTATTGGTTGGAGATGGCGAATCGTAATCCCCTGCATGAGATGCTGCGCCGCCTGGAAACCCTGATCGGCCATCCCCTTCTCCTCCTCACCCCCTCCTTTCAACTTCACCCCTCCATGGAGAATGCGGAAGAATTTACTTCCTTTCATCCTATGAGGCGGGAATATCTCAGGTGGGAAAAACAGGAGAAAAATTACACCTTTGTCTATCTCGAGAATGGGGGAAAGAGCTACTATCTTTTCCCGATCAAAAAGGAGGGGGTAGAATTGGGCTTTCTCCTCATCCGACAGGAACAGGGAAGCATAACGGACCTTACCCTTGAACTCGTCCGGCAGGCGGTTTCGGCCCTTTCATTTCGTCTTTTCCTGGATGCGGAAATCGCCGAGACCCATAAAAAATATAAAAATCATTTCCTTCACGACCTGCTCTTTAACCAATTTGATTCGGAAGAGACGCTCATCACCCAGGGCAGGTACTGGGGTTGGGATTTTACCAAGCCGGTTCTCCTGATGGTCCTGGAAGCAAAGCCTTTCGGAGGAACAAGGAAGAGAGAAATCGAATGGGAAGGCATAAAATCGGAAGCTGAGGTTTTCTGTAGGAGGTCTTCATTAAACACCGTCATTACTCCATTGCAAAACCAACTGGTGATTCTCCTCTTTGACTCCTTGGAACGGGGAAGGAAGGAAGAGAAAGAATGGTTGAAGATGACGGCAAGGGACTTGAGGAGATATCTCACGCCCCTATTTCCGGAAACATCGTTTTCCGTCGGCATCGGTAGAATTTATCCTTCCAACCTTGACCTTTACCGCAGCTACCAGGAAGCAAAAATCGCCTTAGAAATGGGGAAATTTCTCAATAAAACAGAGCCCGTCATCTCCTTTGATGAACTGGGGCTGATCCGTCTCCTCTCCTATATCCATCAAGAAATTCTCAACGATTTCTATCGGGAATACCTGGTGGAACTACTGGAATACGACCGGGAAAACGATGGAATTCTGATGAAAACGCTGGAGGCCTTTTTCCGATCCGATGGAGATATCAACCGGACCGCCGACCTCCTCTATATCCATCCCAATACGTTGCGGAATCGCCTAAAGAAGATCGAACACCTCTTACATCTAAATCTAAACTCCTATGAGGACCTGCTTAATTTATTCGCCGCCTTAAAAATCTTTCAGATGGTCCATAAACCATGA
- a CDS encoding nucleotidyltransferase domain-containing protein translates to MLEQKISQLRTFSSLHKTYLTRVVESIVNHYKENLIGLAVFGSYARKENRLNSDFDLLILLKKGPGRRERLNEFITQIEMKHESVAQELYEREEMICDLSPIILTQEEALTFQAIYPDMVDHCIILHDPEGLIQRILTSTKNLLEKMGAKKILRNNSWEWQFSRFLGGVPL, encoded by the coding sequence ATGTTGGAACAAAAAATAAGCCAATTGCGTACCTTTTCTTCTCTTCATAAAACTTATCTGACTCGGGTCGTAGAAAGTATTGTGAACCATTATAAAGAGAATTTGATCGGTTTAGCCGTCTTCGGATCCTATGCACGAAAGGAAAATCGACTTAATTCTGATTTTGATTTGCTCATCCTTTTGAAAAAGGGACCAGGCAGAAGAGAGCGACTGAATGAATTTATCACCCAAATTGAAATGAAGCATGAATCGGTCGCGCAGGAGCTTTATGAACGGGAAGAAATGATATGCGATTTATCCCCCATCATTTTGACCCAAGAGGAAGCGCTAACCTTCCAAGCGATCTATCCCGACATGGTGGATCATTGTATCATCCTGCATGATCCGGAAGGGCTGATTCAACGCATCCTTACCTCTACAAAGAATCTGCTAGAGAAAATGGGAGCGAAGAAGATCCTCCGCAACAATTCATGGGAATGGCAATTCTCACGGTTCCTAGGTGGTGTCCCCTTATGA
- a CDS encoding 4Fe-4S dicluster domain-containing protein, with the protein MDKQLGFLIDTEKCIGCRTCEFACRNERGRKETHRRRVTSLAHQDGNIFAYLSMACNHCANPACMAICPERSIRKDRNGIVILNSSLCSGCGKCVTVCPFGAISMLPETGRADKCDMCAERQKRGELPICVANCIMGAISIIDLNSAEALNYQEILHDYEMRSLTRPSIRFVEKKDEPVCFWAEKGD; encoded by the coding sequence ATGGATAAACAGCTGGGCTTTCTCATCGATACCGAAAAATGCATTGGCTGCAGAACCTGTGAATTTGCCTGCAGGAATGAGCGGGGAAGAAAGGAAACGCACCGAAGAAGAGTAACTTCTCTGGCTCACCAGGATGGGAATATCTTCGCCTACCTCTCCATGGCCTGTAACCATTGCGCCAATCCTGCCTGTATGGCCATCTGTCCGGAACGGTCTATCCGGAAAGACCGGAATGGAATTGTCATTTTAAACTCTTCCCTATGCTCAGGATGCGGAAAATGTGTCACCGTTTGTCCCTTCGGAGCCATCTCCATGTTACCTGAGACAGGAAGAGCGGATAAGTGCGATATGTGTGCCGAAAGGCAGAAGAGGGGAGAACTGCCGATTTGCGTCGCCAACTGTATTATGGGAGCTATTTCCATTATCGATTTAAACAGCGCGGAGGCGTTAAACTACCAAGAGATCCTTCATGATTACGAAATGCGGAGCCTCACCCGCCCCTCCATCCGTTTCGTCGAAAAGAAGGATGAACCCGTTTGCTTTTGGGCAGAGAAAGGAGATTAG
- a CDS encoding TorD/DmsD family molecular chaperone has translation MEQSQTFNPRDPFPLLFLLMRYYSGILLSWNAEGWRITASSLKEYVSLWKGEEPVPASIMKGLELLQQVTDEETESLPFEFNRLFVGPGRLLASPYESSYRNPERSLMQKETLAVRSFYSQAGLQVAHEGRDPDDHLALELEFLCYLLAHGDQEHFPVLYNRFVKEHLLPWCPAHCELIHASTKHPICQAMAFLLEGFLEEETRQDRLSVSQRSERRINTC, from the coding sequence GTGGAACAAAGCCAAACATTTAATCCACGCGATCCTTTCCCCCTTCTCTTCCTGCTGATGCGCTATTACTCCGGGATCTTGCTGTCGTGGAACGCGGAGGGATGGAGAATAACGGCCTCCTCCCTAAAGGAATACGTTTCCTTATGGAAGGGTGAAGAACCCGTCCCTGCTTCCATTATGAAGGGATTGGAACTTTTGCAACAGGTGACGGATGAGGAGACCGAATCGCTCCCCTTCGAATTTAACCGGCTCTTTGTGGGCCCCGGCAGGCTACTTGCTTCCCCTTATGAATCCAGCTACCGGAATCCGGAGAGAAGCCTGATGCAGAAAGAAACCCTGGCGGTACGCTCCTTTTACTCCCAGGCGGGGCTTCAAGTTGCCCATGAGGGGAGAGATCCCGACGACCACCTGGCCCTGGAGCTGGAATTTCTTTGCTACCTTTTGGCTCATGGGGACCAAGAACACTTCCCCGTCTTGTATAACCGGTTCGTGAAGGAACATCTTCTTCCTTGGTGCCCCGCACATTGTGAATTGATTCACGCATCCACAAAACATCCCATCTGCCAAGCGATGGCCTTCCTCCTGGAAGGATTTTTGGAGGAAGAAACACGGCAAGACCGCTTGAGTGTCTCACAACGAAGCGAAAGGAGGATCAACACATGCTAA
- a CDS encoding ZIP family metal transporter yields MEVWTVVGYGFFLGWVGMNMGGILAYSLGRFEQEILHLLVFMTVGALYTIVFSQILPESLALGGFGMTIIGFALGALFAFWLESFSHHFHLPTHSKKWDAFMKSGFLLAIAIGFHNFPSGIALGSTLTHSPSLAHGLSITLMLHNVPEGIALGIPLVLAEIGVFAFFLISTLVAIPIGLGAYAGSLFGHAVPGSVSLLLGFSIGTILYVTYAEIFLPLWEREKRKGLGIITLLVGGILAYFFLALLHLFPAPHHGS; encoded by the coding sequence GTGGAGGTATGGACCGTAGTCGGATATGGATTCTTTCTGGGATGGGTCGGGATGAATATGGGGGGCATCTTGGCTTATTCACTGGGGAGATTTGAACAGGAAATTCTTCACCTCCTCGTCTTTATGACGGTGGGAGCTTTGTATACGATCGTCTTCTCCCAGATCCTCCCTGAGAGTCTCGCTTTAGGAGGATTCGGGATGACAATCATCGGGTTTGCCTTAGGGGCCCTTTTTGCCTTTTGGCTGGAATCCTTCTCCCATCACTTCCATCTCCCTACCCATTCTAAGAAATGGGATGCTTTCATGAAGTCGGGGTTTCTCCTTGCTATCGCCATAGGATTTCACAATTTCCCCAGCGGCATCGCTTTAGGCTCCACCCTTACCCACTCCCCTTCTTTAGCCCACGGTTTATCCATCACCCTGATGTTGCATAACGTTCCGGAAGGAATCGCCCTCGGGATCCCCCTCGTCCTGGCGGAAATCGGCGTATTCGCTTTTTTTCTTATTTCTACCCTCGTCGCCATCCCGATCGGACTGGGTGCCTACGCAGGCTCTCTTTTCGGGCATGCCGTCCCCGGATCAGTCAGTCTCCTCCTCGGCTTCTCCATCGGCACGATCCTTTATGTCACCTACGCCGAAATCTTTCTCCCCTTATGGGAAAGAGAAAAACGAAAAGGGCTGGGGATCATCACCCTTTTGGTCGGGGGAATCCTCGCCTATTTTTTCTTAGCCCTTCTCCATCTCTTTCCCGCTCCCCATCATGGCTCGTGA